The Takifugu flavidus isolate HTHZ2018 chromosome 17, ASM371156v2, whole genome shotgun sequence genome contains a region encoding:
- the gdap1 gene encoding ganglioside-induced differentiation-associated protein 1, translated as MASESISDCQDGKAALVEAGSEKDEGPEQQGSKQSDAKLTLYHWTQSFNSQKVRLAVAEKGFHCEEYDVSLPLSEHNEPWFMHLNPTGEVPVLVHKDNIICDPTQIMDYLEQNFNDEGSPKLIPEEGSTYYHRVQHYRELLDSLQMDAYTHGCILHPEITVDSHVPAYAATCIRTQIVNTQTELTNLAEQNPELKDAYLAKQRRLKSKLFDHDNMKYLKKLLDELENVMDQVETELQRRVEETPEEGSQSWLCGEFFSMADVSLAVTLHRLKFLGLSRRYWGNGNRVNVETYYERVVERPAFRRVLGHVNNILISAVLPVAFRVARKNAPVILSTTLVISVLGGAAYLAFLYMKKRLILFS; from the exons atggCGTCTGAAAGCATCTCCGACTGTCAAGATGGGAAAGCTGCTCTTGTAGAGGCAGGTTCTGAAAAAGATGAAGGGCCAGAGCAACAAGGTTCGAAACAAAGTGACGCCAAACTGACGCTTTATCACTGGACGCAGTCCTTTAATTCTCAGAAG GTTCGTCTGGCTGTAGCAGAGAAAGGTTTTCACTGTGAGGAGTACGATGTGAGCCTACCGCTCAGTGAGCACAATGAGCCCTGGTTTATGCATCTGAATCCCACTGGAGAGGTGCCGGTCCTGGTCCATAAGGACAACATCATTTGTGACCCAACACAGATCATGGACTACCTAGAGCAGAACTTCAATGATG AGGGAAGTCCCAAGCTGATTCCAGAAGAGGGCAGCACTTATTACCACAGAGTGCAGCACTacagggagctgctggactCGCTGCAGATGGATGCCTACACCCATGGCTGCATTCTGCACCCGGAGATCACAGTGGACTCCCACGTACCGGCATATGCTGCTACATGTATACGAA CACAgattgtaaacacacaaacagagctaACGAATCTGGCAGAGCAGAATCCAGAACTTAAAGATGCATATTTGGCTAAACAACGGCGCCTCAAA TCTAAACTCTTTGACCATGACAATATGAAGTACCTAAAGAAGCTTCTGGATGAACTGGAGAACGTGATGGACCAGGTGGAGACCGAGCTTCAGAGGAGGGTAGAAGAAACACCAG AAGAAGGCAGTCAGTCCTGGCTGTGTGGCGAGTTCTTCAGCATGGCTGACGTGTCTCTGGCAGTCACCTTGCACCGGCTCAAATTCCTCGGCCTCTCCCGCCGCTACTGGGGCAATGGCAACCGCGTGAACGTGGAAACATATTACGAGCGTGTGGTGGAGCGCCCAGCCTTTAGGAGAGTGCTGGGCCACGTCAACAACATCCTGATCTCTGCCGTCCTTCCGGTAGCATTCCGCGTGGCCCGGAAAAATGCGCCGGTTATTTTAAGCACCACGCTGGTCATCAGCGTTCTAGGGGGAGCTGCTTACCTTGCTTTTCTTTACATGAAGAAGAGGCTGATTCTCTTCAGCTGA